In Stigmatopora argus isolate UIUO_Sarg chromosome 10, RoL_Sarg_1.0, whole genome shotgun sequence, the following proteins share a genomic window:
- the trappc6bl gene encoding trafficking protein particle complex subunit 6B, like isoform X2, translating to MADDALFEFLHMEIVAHVYRDHQSSKGEADNKERTSRVSTLEAMGYRVGQGIIERLTRDSPCFKDELDIMKFICKDFWTKVFKRQVDNLRTNHQGTYVLQDNKFHLLTQLSNGKQYLDQAPKYLAFSCGVVRGALSNLGLESVVTAEVSVMPSCKFQVVVQKL from the exons ATGGCAGACGACGCTCTATTTGAGTTTCTCCACATGGAGATTGTGGCACACGTTTACAGGGATCATCAATCCAGTAAAGGAGAGGCGGACAACAAG GAGAGGACCTCCCGTGTGTCCACTTTGGAGGCGATGGGCTACAGAGTGGGGCAAGGAATCATTGAGAG gtTGACAAGGGATTCCCCCTGCTTCAAGGATGAGTTGGATATAATGAAATTTATTTGTAAAGACTTCTGGACAAAAGTATTCAAGAGGCAGGTGGACAATCTCAGAACTAACCACCAG GGCACGTATGTATTGCAAGACAACAAATTTCATTTGCTGACACAGCTCTCCAATGGTAAACAGTACTTGGATCAAGCACCAAAG TACCTCGCCTTTTCATGTGGTGTGGTGCGAGGTGCTCTATCCAATTTAGGTCTTGAAAGTGTCGTCACAGCTGAGGTTTCTGTTATGCCATCAT GTAAATTTCAAGTTGTCGTCCAGAAATTATGA
- the trappc6bl gene encoding trafficking protein particle complex subunit 6B, like isoform X1, whose translation MLRVNPRSVFVYVLSGTWLTGMADDALFEFLHMEIVAHVYRDHQSSKGEADNKERTSRVSTLEAMGYRVGQGIIERLTRDSPCFKDELDIMKFICKDFWTKVFKRQVDNLRTNHQGTYVLQDNKFHLLTQLSNGKQYLDQAPKYLAFSCGVVRGALSNLGLESVVTAEVSVMPSCKFQVVVQKL comes from the exons atgttacgagtgaACCCCAGAAGTGTCTTTGTTTACGTCTTGAGTGGCACTTGGCTGACGG GCATGGCAGACGACGCTCTATTTGAGTTTCTCCACATGGAGATTGTGGCACACGTTTACAGGGATCATCAATCCAGTAAAGGAGAGGCGGACAACAAG GAGAGGACCTCCCGTGTGTCCACTTTGGAGGCGATGGGCTACAGAGTGGGGCAAGGAATCATTGAGAG gtTGACAAGGGATTCCCCCTGCTTCAAGGATGAGTTGGATATAATGAAATTTATTTGTAAAGACTTCTGGACAAAAGTATTCAAGAGGCAGGTGGACAATCTCAGAACTAACCACCAG GGCACGTATGTATTGCAAGACAACAAATTTCATTTGCTGACACAGCTCTCCAATGGTAAACAGTACTTGGATCAAGCACCAAAG TACCTCGCCTTTTCATGTGGTGTGGTGCGAGGTGCTCTATCCAATTTAGGTCTTGAAAGTGTCGTCACAGCTGAGGTTTCTGTTATGCCATCAT GTAAATTTCAAGTTGTCGTCCAGAAATTATGA
- the LOC144083882 gene encoding mRNA decay activator protein ZFP36L1 has product MPSYHLEQFAGLDETMRKKLLSLHLREEDSPLSSFNLAMKTPGYIGRQRSCDTSLSLDTSPPDNVYLSSSIWGQRPEKHQACLPPSSSQWRKQHFLSQRSVSMVETCSATAANLGWPDSEVEDPQEGFSPTLLNSNGSSSTSASSSTRYKTELCRSFTENGMCKYGGKCQFAHGSEEVRDLSRHPKYKTEPCRTFHTIGFCPYGIRCHFVHNNEEEKNHLRSSSSSSAFAPLSLPLTRSHRIPLIRQSVSFAGFPSAPQQSLSNHPPTASFSRGPSASPPCADITDLLSNVFLEMDSPTFEASPNPPYQPPTTADQRPPFLPSPDSGCSPSGLSPSASPSLRRSPGASAFFSRSLDTRSLSYTSLSDQDQDGGSSTSSLSGLDSCGGINDGKRLAVFSQLSVPEDAAGVCL; this is encoded by the exons ATGCCTTCATACCACCTTGAACAGTTCGCTGGCCTGGACGAGACGATGCGCaag AAATTACTGAGTCTTCACCTGAGAGAGGAAGACAGTCCACTGTCTTCATTCAACCTAGCAATGAAGACACCAGGCTACATTGGACGTCAACGTAGCTGCGACACGTCCCTTTCTCTAGACACCAGCCCACCAGACAATGTCTATCTGTCCTCCTCTATTTGGGGGCAAAGGCCAGAGAAGCACCAGGCTTGCCTTCCTCCAAGTTCCAGCCAGTGGCGAAAGCAACACTTCCTGTCGCAGCGCTCAGTCAGCATGGTGGAGACCTGCAGTGCCACAGCTGCAAATCTAGGCTGGCCTGATTCAGAGGTGGAGGACCCTCAAGAAGGCTTCAGCCCCACCCTCCTGAACAGCAACGGGTCCTCATCCACCTCCGCCTCATCCTCCACCCGCTACAAAACAGAACTGTGTCGCTCCTTCACAGAGAACGGTATGTGCAAGTATGGTGGGAAGTGCCAATTTGCCCACGGTTCTGAGGAAGTGCGAGATCTCAGCAGACATCCAAAGTACAAAACCGAACCATGCCGTACCTTCCACACCATAGGCTTCTGCCCCTACGGGATCCGATGTCACTTTGTCCACAACAATGAGGAAGAGAAAAATCACTTGCGcagctcttcttcctcctcagcATTTGCACCCCTGTCTCTTCCTTTGACACGCTCCCACAGAATCCCACTCATCAGACAGAGTGTCAGCTTTGCTGGGTTTCCCTCTGCACCCCAGCAAAGCCTTTCGAATCATCCCCCGACTGCTTCTTTCTCACGAGGACCATCTGCCTCTCCCCCTTGTGCTGATATCACCGATCTCCTCTCTAATGTCTTTTTGGAGATGGATTCTCCTACCTTCGAGGCCTCTCCTAACCCTCCGTACCAACCCCCTACTACTGCGGATCAGCGCccccccttcctcccttcccCTGACTCTGGCTGTTCCCCATCTGGTCTGTCTCCATCTGCATCCCCGTCCCTGAGGCGGAGCCCTGGCGCTTCCGCGTTCTTTTCCCGGTCACTCGACACAAGGTCCCTGTCCTATACATCTCTTTCAGATCAGGACCAGGACGGGGGCAGCTCTACTAGCTCGCTCAGTGGATTGGATTCCTGCGGCGGCATCAATGACGGGAAACGTCTCGCCGTATTCAGTCAGCTCTCAGTTCCTGAAGATGCTGCTGGGGTCTGCCTTTAG
- the bloc1s3 gene encoding biogenesis of lysosome-related organelles complex 1 subunit 3 gives MSSRYPIVVQGEASETDSDDEVYITSLPPSQTAMAGAKVQGEASETDSEDEVETADRSSAATHESAQILQRDLPPLIVVRDHPDIQSVVEDRLSPTHKPFGDTLLQQKLQESNTRLYTDVGQMLRNVYGSASKEIRSATTQLNTSQTAIINASHSIRLILDDLKAVSEKMDIITSCQILPDFKMNHSDENNAPAS, from the exons ATGTCAAGCAGATATCCGATCGTGGTGCAGGGTGAGGCGTCCGAGACAGACTCTGATGACGAGGTTTACATCACCTCCCTGCCACCGTCTCAAACGGCCATGGCGGGGGCCAAG GTTCAAGGGGAAGCTTCTGAAACAGACAGTGAGGATGAAGTGGAGACAGCGGACCGAAGTTCTGCAGCTACTCATGAAAGTGCCCAAATACTCCAAAGAGATCTTCCTCCACTAATTGTAGTGAGAGATCACCCTGACATACAATCGGTTGTGGAAGACAGATTGAGCCCTACCCATAAGCCTTTTG GTGATACGTTATTACAGCAGAAGCTGCAGGAATCAAACACCCGTCTCTATACTGATGTGGGACAGATGCTACGGAATGTGTATGGCAGTGCAAGCAAAGAG ATCCGCAGTGCAACAACACAGTTAAACACATCACAGACCGCCATTATCAACGCTTCCCACAGTATTCGGCTGATTTTGGACGACCTGAAGGCTGTGTCTGAAAAGATGGACATCATCACGAGCTGCCAGATATTGCctgattttaaaatgaaccaTTCAGATGAGAATAATGCACCTGCATCTTGA